From the genome of Spodoptera frugiperda isolate SF20-4 chromosome 23, AGI-APGP_CSIRO_Sfru_2.0, whole genome shotgun sequence, one region includes:
- the LOC118267039 gene encoding C-factor — translation MKTVLITGANRGLGLGMVKYLTKQNTVKNIFATCRTVSEELKTLSAEHKNLVILNLDVKNTSSFDEVSSQISKIVGEQGLNLLINNAGVTTKFTKLPYVKTEQLLDNLTVNTIAPIMLTKSLLPILKQAADANNGSPMGVHRAAVINMSSILGSIAQNDQGGFYPYRCSKAALNAATKSMSVDLKKDNILVASMHPGWVKTDMGGKNAHLDVETSVAGIFDTITKLSEGDTGKFLNYDGSELPW, via the exons ATGAAGACTGTTTTGATCACCGGAGCCAACAGGGGCCTCGGCCTCGGGATGGTGAAATATCTCACTAAACAGAACACGGTAAAGAATATATTCGCGACGTGCCGGACCGTGTCCGAG GAACTAAAAACACTGTCTGCAGAACACAAAAaccttgttattttaaatttag atgTCAAGAATACATCTAGTTTCGACGAAGTGTCCTCCCAAATAAGTAAAATAGTCGGCGAACAGGGGCTAAACCTGTTGATAAACAATGCTGGTGTTACCACAAAATTCACCAAACTGCCGTACGTGAAGACTGAACAATTATTGGACAATTTGACTGTCAATACTATCGCCCCAATTATGCTCACAAAG TCTTTACTGCCCATTCTGAAACAAGCTGCGGACGCTAATAACGGGAGCCCTATGGGAGTCCATCGTGCGGCTGTAATCAACATGAGCTCCATTCTCGGATCCATCGCCCAAAATGATCAAGGTGGCTTTTATCCTTACAGGTGTTCTAAG gcagCTTTAAATGCAGCGACAAAGTCGATGAGTGTCGATTTGAAAAAGGATAATATTCTGGTAGCGTCGATGCATCCTGGCTGGGTGAAGACGGACATGGGTGGCAAGAATGCGCACCTGGATGTTGAGACTAGTGTCGCTGGAATATTCGATACCATAACCAAACTCTCTGAGGGCGACACTGGAAAGTTCCTTAATTATGACGGCTCCGAGCTGCCGTGGTGA